Genomic window (Accipiter gentilis chromosome 7, bAccGen1.1, whole genome shotgun sequence):
aaaaaaaaaaagaaatcaaagggatGTGGAGAGGGAGATAAGAGGGAAGACAGAGCAGGGAGACGGAGGGAGCGGAGAGGATGCGggcagagggaggcaggaggcGCGGGCGGAGGCGAAGCCGGGGAGCCGGGGGAGCTGTCTGGCGCGGTCCCTATCGGCTCTCTCCATCACGGTAGCCTAACCTCAAGTAGTTTTTCACTGAGATTGGAGTGATCAGGTAGGGCTGCCCTcgcaggcagctgcagggctgtgaatAAGCACCTGCTTATCTCTGCCCAACGGCTGTGCGAGGCTGCAGATTGCGGGAGGACGGGGAGCTGCCTGCCGGCTGCGATTTCCATATCAGCGCCCTGCAGCCGCCTGCACCAAATAAACACAACAGCCCCATGGACAAAAGGTTAATTATCAATTttcagaaagggagagagaggggagggggtGAGAGAAGCAGAACGGCCGTCACCAGTCGCAGGGGCGCGCAGCCGTCCCCAGACAGGGTGCTGGGCTCTGCACCCTGGGTGCAGCGTTCCCGAGCATCCCTGGGGCTGTGCCGGCACCTCTGGGGCTTCGGGGTGGGGgaacggggatggggacagggatggggatggagatggggatgggaatagagatggggatggggatggagatggggatggggatggagatgggcatggggatgggaatggggatggggatggggatgaggatgggtcTGTGAGTGCACAGGGGCAGTGGGATTGGGGAACATGCAGGGGGAAACAGTCCCTTGCAGCTCCCTGGCTCAGCCCTggctgggcagaggcagagctggaagAAGGCACATCCTCCTCCTCATGGGCATGTAAGTCTctgccagctcctctccctgcagccatgTTTCTGCATTCAATGCCTTCCTCCTCTCGTCAGAGGGGCTGCAGGCTCCCAGCTCGGCCAGGCCACGGGGCTCAGGGTCAGATTGGGAGGGAAGAGGTGTCCTGATCACTCCAGCCCTGcggaaagggaaaggcaggcagTAGCATCCCCCTGCTTGTAAGTTAGACCAGGTGAAGCCATTGGGGACCCTCATCAGCTCTTAATCCCTGTGTCTGGGGTCAAGACTTGCCCCTTCACTCCTGCTGCTCGGGAGCAAGATGAtaaatggggctgggggtgcccatgCTGCCCCACTGTCgcccaccctgcaccccacacTCGCTCAGGCAAGGGTTGGTGCCACGGGGCTGGGAAACTCCTCTCCCGCTGCAGCCATCCCTGCACTGGGATAGTTTTCCCACCCTGCAGTGTGGTCCTATGCTGAGCACACCCCGGTTTGGGAGTGCGGCCCCATGTGCACTCGCAATGCTCCCGGCTCACATAGGGAGATGTGAAGACCAAAAGCGCCACACGGGGTGGCAGCCGCCACGTTGCCGGGAAGCCTCGAGCCCACATGGCACCAGATTTAGCCACCGACAAGCTCCTAAAAATAGCCAGGAGCCAGGATGCTGGTGAGCTGCAtctgctggcacagggagcagacaGGGAGCTCCGGCTTTCATCCTGTGGGGCCGGGGTTCTCAGGGCTGGGGTGCTTGGGGCTGGGGTGCACAGAGCTGGCCCCAGCACTGTTCAGCTGCAGGAGTGCTTGGAGTCACCGGCACGGGAGGATGCAGCCATCCCTGGGCCAGCCTGGGGACAGGACACCAGGATGGACAAGAGATGCTCTCAGGGCTGGGACAGTCCTAATCCACCAGGGAATTAGATGTGCGGCTAAGAACATTGGGGGTTAACAATATTTAGCACTTAGGCAGGGCTTTTGTGCACGCGGGGCTTTGCAGCTCTCGCCTGATGGATGCTTGCAGGACCCCGGAGGGGCGAGGAGCTGGGTTTCACTGGGGGATTTGGGGTGAGAAGCggggtgcagagctggggctcGGACAACCCTTGTGCCTGGCAGGGATCACTGTGGTCTTCAGTGTAGCCCCGATCTGCCCCACACCCTGAGAGGGGTCTGGCCTCCGGCTGgcaaaatatgctaaaaatacCAGGCTAAGTATACGGGGGAATGCAGGCAGGGTGTAAGCGTCCCGGGCTGGAGCagccagcaccccccccccaggcttttccccagcccccccaagcTAACCCCAGCCCAAAATACTAACCCGGGGCCCATCTGGTGTCCAACTGATGAGCACAGATGTGTTTGGGATTTCTGAGCCGGCTGGCAGCCGTTCAGACCTGTCGCAAGCTGCACCTGCTGCAGGATATTTTCCCTTCTGGATttaattcccccctccccagcagccccaggcacTCCCCAGGGCTGGACAGGCAgcgggagacacccccccccccagtgacgaccctcctgccctgcacccGTCCCTGCCATAAAAATGGATGTGGAAGCAAGAGAGGACTGAATTAAATGCAAAAGCAGGGAGGCTGGCATGGGGGAGAGAGGCCATGCGGTGCCCAAatctcagccccccccccaaggaagTGCCTGGGGGAGCGGCAGGGGTCACAACTGCCCTCCCCCAGGATGGATTTCACCACCTCTGGGCTGTTTTGGGAAAGTCAAAGGGGGCATCTCGGTGAGCAGCCCCGGCCGGCCACTGCTGCAGAGACCAGAGAATTTCGTTGCAGGCAACGAGCCCAAGCAATGCTCTTGGGCTTGGAAACTTGCCAGTGCATTACCCAGCCCCCCCCAACCTCGCCCCCCCCAAATTAACgtgctgttattattttttaacaaggCTCTCCCAGATCAGATGTTGACCCCTGTAATGATCGCGCAGCCTGCGGAGGGAATAAACAGCAAATCCCCTTTTAAATGAAGGCCTTGCGAAGGGATTAGGAGCGAAGGGGTggcctctcctcccccccccccccccatccaggggCTGCCTGTGCAGATATGCGGGGCAGGAGGAGGCCTTGTCTGTCCGTCTGGCCCATCTGAAGTGGTCCTGTGCGATAGGGAGTGATTAGGATTAGACACATCCAGGATGAGAGTTTTTTCACCAGATAGAGATGATAATGGGACCCATGGGGAGGATTACGGTCCCCGTCTCTCCAAGAGAGCTGCCATCTGCGTATCCGTCTCCTGACGTGTCTGCTCCCCGACAAGCCCAGCCGGACTCTCCCTCATCCGTGCCGGGTCCCGGGACAGCAACGCCGACCCACTGCACCCAGCAGGGCTGGACCTCACGCCCCATCCCCACGAGGGGCATGTGGGAGCAAGGGCTCATGGCCATCTGGGGTGGGAGATGTGCTGTCCTGCACATAAGCCCAGCACCCATCATCCCTGCACATCCCTGGGCTGCTCAGCATCCTTGCATGTCCCTGGGGTGCTCAggcatccccctgcatccccgaGGCACCCAACATCACAGCATCCCTGTGGCACTCACCATCCCTGCATGTCTCCGGGGTGCTCAGGCATCCTCCTGCATCCCCAGGGCACCCAGCATCCCTGGTGTGCTCAGGCATCCCTCTGCATCCCCAGGGCACCCAGGATCCCTGCATCCTCAGGGTATTGAGCATCCCTGGGGTGCTCAAGCACCCTCCCATATCTCCAGGGCATGCAGCGTCCTCCTGCATCCTCAGGGTATTGAGCATCCCTGAGGTGCTCAAGCACCCCCCCATATCTCCAGGGCATGCAGCATCCTCCTGCATCCCCAGGCCACCTCTGGAGCTGCGCTGTGGCCATTGCCTCTCCGAGGATCAGGCAGAGGTTCCCAGCTCCTGCCCTAAAAACATCCCAGGGTTCAGAGCGCTGCAAATCAAAGCCGGTGGCACTGatagggggggctggggggagcgacATCTCACAGCCTTGGGGCTGCAAAGGGTGGCACGTGGGAAAGCCAgactgggagctgggaggaagaCAGGGCAAAAACCCAGCCAATGTTTTATCAGgtcaataaaaagagaaaaaagggttTATGAAAGTTGTGGTTTATAGGTATTTAGGGACTAAGCCATGCAGTCAcagttttcctttctaaaatgaaCGTGGCTCTCTTGTTTCTGCTCAGAGACATGAGGACGGGCTGTTCTGCGCAGACGGGGCTGGAGGCATCGCCTGCTCACCGAGCAGCGCCCAGCTGGGGCTGTGCCTGGGGACACTGTCCCTATGGCCATGCCAGCACCAGTGGCACGGTGCCCGGCAGGGTGGCAGGGGTTTGCTGCCCACAGCACCCTCCTGCGGGCACCAAGGCGGGCTCAGGGTGCTCAGCCAATGCTGCTGCCCTCTCTCAGGGTGACACCGGGGACACGTCTGGGTTCAGGGCCACCTCCACGCAGCCGGGGATGCTGGCCAGGGGAGAGGGTGACATAACCCCCTGACAGCACGGCGTGAGGCTCGCCAGCCCCTGGCCTTTCCCATCATTGAAGCGAGACGAGCGCTGCCGTcccggccgccgcgggggagAGAGCGGTGAGAACTGGCCCGTTCCCATCGCTCAGCACCGCCAGCTCCCCGCCGGCAGCATATTTCCCTGCTGAAGTCAGAGCCACCCGGCAAAACACCCGGTTCCTGCCAAGCACCGATTGCACAAACATTTCCTATTTGGGATGTACGCGCCCGCCGCGCCGAGCGTTGCATCCTCGGCCGCGACGCTGTCCCCGGGGCGGCACGGGCTaagggcacacgcgtgtgcacggcCGGCGGCACGGGTGAACGCGCACGCGTGAACGCGCATGCGTGtgcggggctggaggagccgcggTGAAGGTTGGAGCCGCTGCGCCTGCTGTAATTATGGAGAGAGAGAGTGGCATTTTGAAGTTTGGATAAAACCTTAATTGAAGTCTTGGCTGCTGTTAATTATATTAAAGGCAGAGTGAGCGATGGGCTTTTTATTAGTTAATGAGGATTTTCATTTTCCAGCAGAGGAGCCCTTTGATGTTTCCAGGACTAATGGCTGTTAAATTCAACTTGTTTGCTTTGCTGGTGGTGGAGGGTGAtgggggagcaggagctgctctggccACAGTGCCCACGGCAGCCGGTAAACAGTGCCCACGGCCAGCCAGGAGCCACGGGCCACCACGGCGAGAGGACAAGGATGCACACAGCAGGAGCCAAAGCTTGTCCTGCCCCCGACATGGATTTTTACAGACTATCTTTTAAAACCTGTGGCAGGCTGCAAACCTCCTCCTGCAATTCGCATTTATTATGATTATTTCGCATTCATTACCAGCGGAGCCGAGAGCCAGCGCTATACCccatctgaaataatttgcaaatttCTTTGCATCATTTTTCCCACTCTTGGAGGAGAAGGGCTGTACAAACAGTTTGCTGTGAATATTCAGAGCCCGGGATCGGGGAGGCGATGCCATCCGTGCCGGTCCCGCGCCCCAGCCACGTGGCCGTgcggctgctccccagctggatGATTTGTAGCACTAATCAAGGCAGAGCGTACTTTGAATTTCAAATGCTGGCAGGGAAGAGCCAGGCAGGAATCTGGGCTTTGGGGAATATTCAGGAAGAGAATGGGTTTGTCCTTAGCCTCTGCCTCAGCCCAAGCCATCCCTGGTGGGGTGCCAGCGTGGGACCCCTCTGCCCCGTGGCACTCCAGTGGGCTCTCCCCTCTTGGCACAGCCCCAGGAAACCCAGCACTTATTTAAGCACTTTTTGGGGTGTCGGCATGCCTGGTGCCACCCCGCTGCATGGCTGGGGCTGTGCCAATGGGACAGgacggggtgggatgggggggtcGGTCCTGGGTGCTCAGGGACATGGGTGGCAGCGGGGATGGGACCCTCTGCAGCAGCACCATGACAGCAGTGAGAGAtgcttgtggggctggggggcagcgggTAGTGGGGGGGACAGATGGACTGGGTGCTGAGCCATCCCCCCAAGGCTGGGAGCCAAGGGGGAAGAGAACATGGGGCAGCAGCAgttgtgtgtcgtccccccccccccaggctccctaAACGGCAGCTTGTCCTCTCCCGGGGGGCCACGCTGCGTGCGGCTGCCgcggggcaggaggggtgggCAAGGGGGGGCACGTCTCCGGTAATTACCCCTCGTCCTTCCCCGTCACGCTGCGTGGGGGGAGCcgaggggggggacgggacagttTAAGCTATCAATGGTCCTGCCTTGATGGGAATAAAATATGCACTGAAAGACATGAAAATGGAGTAaataaaagagataaaaatgGAACGATCAAGCCAGCAACTTCTCCTCCTCTGATTAAAaagagggagcggggggggggggggagaggggatgcGCTGAGCCCTTGAAGAGGCAGCTGCTGCCGCAGCCGCAGCCCTGATAAAGGGGCTGAGGCAGCCTGTTTGGGAGAGATAAAGTGAAGTCCCAGCGTTTACTGTCCTCAATCCAAGCCTTACCATCAATATTAATACAGCCTGACAAACTGGCGTTTAAGATAGAATAAATATAGACTGGTTCTGCTATTACCTAGACCTTATTAATCTGCTTGGAGGCATTTAAATGCCGTTAAAAATATGGAGTTTACTTGCCGGCACTTCAATAGCTTTACAATCCATCAGCGTTTTGTTTtccatcctcctccttcccttcccaaggTGTTGTCTGTGGGTGCCCACTAACCCACACCCCTCCGGGTAGGGACCAGGGACCACGGTGGGGAGAACCAAGGTGGGAGCTTTGCTGCAGGATGATGGCAATGGCCGGGAGATCAGCCAGGGGCATCAGGGCACGGAGGCACAAAGCCCTCAGAGCCGGTGAGCGGAGCATCGCGGGCCTGGAGATCCAGGACCTGTGTGCCCAGGTGATGGAAAATTCACCTGTGTGCTCCCCATAGGAGAAACTCACGGCTCCCACACCCCGAGTGATGCCGGTTTCCCGGATGCAGCAGCCAAAGCCCCAAAACAGGGGAGCAGCCCTCCCTGGAGCCCTAATTAGCCAGGGCCTCATCAGTGAGACGGAGAGGTGTTGAGCAAGCGCAGTcctgcctcctctcctctgctcccagtCCTGCGGCACGGGTGCTGGGCTGCCACGTGCCGTGGCACCCACGTGctcctcccctgccagccccgTGCCAGAGACACTGCTTGGTGACCCcgcagcattttcagacaaggtCTCTGGAGTGCTCGGTGGGTCCCTGGTACCCTTCCCCAAGCCACCCTGCTGTAGCAGACCCCTAGCATCCACAGGGGCAGCCCAGCGCAGGACAGGATCTGTGGGTGCCATGCATGTAGCTGGGGCATCCCTGTACGTGGTGGAACTCATGGGTGCCACGGGTGTGGTGGAGGCACCCCAGTATAGGGCAGGATCCATGGGTGCCATGGGCATGGCAGGGGAACCCTTGTATGGGGCAGAACCCATGGGTGCCTGGCACATGGCAGGGAAACCCTGGAATGGGGCAGGACCCATTGGTGCCATGGGCATGGCAGGGGAACCCTGGTATGGGGCAGAACCCATGGGTGCCATCTGCATGCCAGGGAAACCTTGTATGGGGCAGGACCCGTGGGTGCCAGGCACATGGCAGGGAAACCCTTGTATGGGGCAGAACCCATGGGTGCCAGGCACATGGCAGGGAAACCCTGGAATGGGGCAGGACCCATGGGTGCCAGGAGCATGGCAGGGAAACCCTGGAATGGGGCAGGACCCATGGGTGCCAGGAGCATGGCAGGGAAACCCTGGAATGGGGCAGAACCCATGGGTGCCAGGAGCATGGCAGGGAAACCCTGGAATGGGGCAGAACCCATGGGTGCCAGGAGCATGGCAGGGCCACTGTGGAATGGGGCAGAACCCATGGGTGCCAGGAGCATGGCAGGGAAACCCTGGAATGGGGCAGGACCCATTGGTGCCATGGGCATGGCAGGGGAACCCTGGTATGGGGCAGAACCCATGGGTGCCATCTGCATGGCAGGGAAACCTTGTATGGGGCAGGACCTGTGGGTGCCAGGCGCATGGCAGGGGAACCCTTGTATGGGGCAGAACCCATGGGTGCCAGGCACATGGCAGGGAAACCCTGGAATGGGGCAGAACCCATGGGTGCCAGGAGCATGGCAGGGCCACTGTGGAATGGGGCAGAACCCATGGGTGCCAGGAGCATGGCAGGGAAACCCTGGAATGGGGCAGGACCCATTGGTGCCATGGGCATGGCAGGGGAACCCTGGTATGGGGCAGAACCCATGGGTGCCATCTGCATGGCAGGGAAACCTTGTATGGGGCAGGACCTGTGGGTGCCAGGCGCATGGCAGGGGAACCCTTGTATGGGGCAGAACCCATGGGTGCCAGGCACATGGCAGGGAAACCCTGGAATGGGGCAGAACCCATGGGTGCCAGGAGCATGGCAGGGCCACTGTGGAATGGGGCAGAACCCATGGGTGCCAGGAGCATGGCAGGGAAACCCTGGAATGGGGCAGGACCCATTGGTGCCATGGGCATGGCAGGGGAACCCTGGTATGGGGCAGAACCCATGGGTGCCATCTGCATGGCAGGGAAACCTTGTATGGGGCAGGACCTGTGGGTGCCAGGCGCATGGCAGGGGAACCCTTGTATGGGGCAGAACCCATGGGTGCCAGGCACATGGCAGGGAAACCCTGGAATGGGGCAGGACCCGT
Coding sequences:
- the LOC126040227 gene encoding basic proline-rich protein-like gives rise to the protein MGSAPYQGSPAMPMAPMGPAPFQGFPAMLLAPMGSAPFHSGPAMLLAPTGPAPFQGFPAMCLAPMGSAPYKGFPAMQMAPMGSAPYQGSPAMPMAPMGPAPFQGFPAMLLAPMGSAPFHSGPAMLLAPMGSAPFQGFPAMCLAPMGSAPYKGFPAMQMAPMGSAPYQGSPAMPMAPMGPAPFQGFPAMLLAPMGSAPFHSGPAMLLAPMGSAPFQGFPAMCLAPMGSAPYKGSPAMRLAPTGPAPYKGFPAMLLAPMGPAPFQGFPAMLLAPMGPAPFQGFPAMCLAPMGSAPYKGFPAMCLAPTGPAPYKGSPAMPMAPMGPAPFQGFPAMCQAPMGSAPYKGSPAMPMAPMDPALYWGASTTPVAPMSSTTYRDAPATCMAPTDPVLRWAAPVDARGLLQQGGLGKGTRDPPSTPETLSENAAGSPSSVSGTGLAGEEHVGATARGSPAPVPQDWEQRRGGRTALAQHLSVSLMRPWLIRAPGRAAPLFWGFGCCIRETGITRGVGAVSFSYGEHTGKYAAGGELAVLSDGNGPVLTALSPAAAGTAALVSLQ